The DNA region TGATGGTTTGGGGTGGTTGTTTGAAAGTATTGAAGGGTTGTGAAGGTGAATGATTGTTGAGATGATTGCtgtgctgatgctgatgaagaAAGATAGACTTGGGAGGTGAGAAGGTCGATATTTATACAACGATCTTGGCCCTTTCGTTCGCAGACTACTACATAATAGAGGCACAGAAACCATCTATCCTATCCATCTCTACACGGCTTGGCATTCCTATCCAACTAGACCGCATCTCAAGTCGGACCGAGTCCAGTGCCGACAAAGCATAGTCCCACTCTCAACCCTTTTGCGACAAGGTTTCAGTTAGGATAGGACCCTTAGACCCTTAGACCCCGAATGAGAAGCGGTAAGTTAGATTTCCTACTAGAGAAAAACGGCCTTGACGCATTCGGAGGAAATATCCCCTGGACAAGATGCTAGACAGATGTCTTTCATGGTCACTAGTTAAGTAGATAAATATGGCCTCATTTTCTGCGTCTGGAGTACATCAGGACAGAAGGAGATATATTTCATTTCCCTAATATCTATACCATCAAGGAGATATCTAATTATGAACAGATAAGGTTGAGCGGGTTCTTCACCGCTTCCAAATAAAGAAACACACTCAACACGGCCTAGGGAGCTAATGCGCGTGCCGTCTGCCGTAGATATTTCACATTCCTGAACACTCGGGCCGACTCCAGCCGCTCACCCTTTTCACCTATTGCTGTAATTAAAAAAACATCCCTTGGTCCGTTCCATAGCCTCAAGACGGTGAATATGGGAGAGAGATTAAGGCTAGTAATAAGGCCGGTGCCGACGGAGGGAAACATCCGGTGTTCAAAAGATGAATGTGGAATTGTATCTGATGTGGGTTTGTATCTCCCGCCCACTACTAAGCCCTTTTAGATATTTTGAGGGATCGCGAGTCCCTTATGACTGCCCTTAATTACGTTCAAATCACGGTGCTTGCCATGGTTATTAGGTGGGTGCTCTTCAACCTAAATCGACCTCCAACCACGGAAGGGGAAGCGCACGTTCTCGCGGGAGGAGATCGGGATAAAGTCAAACTATCCATGCCTTCTCTTCACCCCAAGGGATGCGGAAACCGGCCCGTCTCTTCGACTATCCGCTGTGCCGGACATGAAGAGCCAGCCACCGCGTCTCAGGATAGGAAGGGTCAGTGATGGTTTCGGCCTCACTTGGGGGCGTAAACCACATTACCCTAAAGGTTCGATGGGGATTAGACCTGTTGAAGAGGATGCTCTCTTTTCAAGTAGTATACTCACCCTTCATATCAGAATTTTCAAGTTTTCTCTGCATATATGTGGTAATGGCTTGAGtggtggctggctggacGTGTGGTTTCAAGCATGCAGAGAACCTCATGCGAAACCCTGACTTTCCAAGGTCTGGACCATCAAAATCAGAGTCATGTCTCATGTCTTTCCTGAAGCACGTTGACTTCACCCTTCACTGGCTGTGGCCTTCCTTGAATGGCGTGCCCGTCTCTCTGACTGCTATATCCGTGGCAAAGAGTTGAGGAGGACATCGACCTCACATGCAGGAGTAGTCTTCGAAACCTTGCAAACACACAGTCACGAAGAGGGCAGCTGCCATGAGCTTTGAAACGATTCTTTCTGACGGAACAAGTATAAAGTTGAGCGTTTTCCTCGACTGAGAATCAGAGTCCCTCGCCACCTCAACAATCATCACAGAcacttctctcctctttcatATTACCAACTCGCAACCTTCTTACCACTCTACTTTAACCAAAAGTCTTCCTCAAGACCAAAGTCTACTCCCATGCATCATGCTTATAAGAATGCCCTCTCTCAACACTAGCTCATTCCATTGATAACACCAGCTTTCAGGCTCCTCAGTTTCCCACGGACATTGTCGCCATTGGCGATGAGGACAAGACCGGCCACGGAGTCTCACGTTATGCTCACGGAGTACCTACACGCAGACTCACGATCCTGGCCACGGCATGCCACTGAACGAGGATGCAGTCCTGTCAGGTACTTTGCAGCCAACTTGAATCTCTGAGTTAGATAATTTGGCCTTGACATGGGACAGCAACAGAGAAGAGGGCTTGAAATGATGAGTCTATAAGAGGTACTATCAACAACAGCCTATTCACCTCAGTCCTTGGAGCTCGGATAGCCTGCGTAATCGGATCTCCAGCACTACGAGAAAGCGACCAAGAGTTCAACTCTCCCCTCACTCAGGTGTATCATCGGTATCAGCTCCCCAGTTGCAAAAGCCTTCTGCGGTTTCGGCGTACGTCTTGGCCTCAACGTCGTCGGGGCAACTTCTGAAGCAACTGAGAAAAAACACCAAGGTTATTACTGAACTCGCTTGGAGATGCTAAACCTACTTGTTGGCCTCTGTATATGCCGCGCAGAGGCAGGGGATGTCGTCGTTACACTTTTCAGGCTAGAGCAGCATGAGCTATGAGTCACAGGGTAATCACGTGTGTGTGATACATACATCAATGTTCTCGAGACAACTGGCGACAGCTTCCTTGCTCTTGCATTCCGTGGAGGGTGGGCCTTGGGCAGACACCCAAGcagcggcgaggaggacaagaataAGTGACTTCATTGTAAGTAATTGAAGTGAATAGTattggtcttgatgatgaaaggtGTGTTTGAGGTAAGGATACTTGAAAAAAAGATGATGGGAAAAGTAATTGATATATGTCTGGGCTAGTATGACGAAGACGCCGGTTTAGGCATGAGTAAAGCAGATAGAGTTTCGATTTCTCGCCGCTTGTGCCTGACATGATATTAGATTACCGCATAGTTCAGGACCGTGAAGGTGTTCCAGGCCTTGGAGCCTTTAGCCACCATTCCTCAACACAATCGGTGCCTGaagaggctgatgatgatgatacaCGACACCTTGCACAGCCACCCACATAAATTCTAAAGCGCGTAGGCAGATGAAAGATCTTATTTCAAGTACGTAAGAATCATTTGTATGAAACAAACTAGCCCACCCATCAAACGTATTGAGCCCCAGAACCGAGGCACAGGTaggttgatgagaatgaCTGCAAACCTCCTGCTGGCGAGGCGGCTTGGGAGACAGATTTGagccttcctctccttcgAGCTTTGACCTACGATTTTGAACTCACCGGAATACGTCTTCTTTTCACATCAACACAATTCGCCTGAGGGATTTCGCCAGGATGAGCACTTCTATCGACAGCCGACAAAGCCTGAAGCGGCCTTGTTATGAGCCTCCCACCGCCTCACAGGAACACCCAGAAAAGCGTCTCAAGCTTTCTATGCTAAGCAATAAGTCATTTGACCTTTTTAAAAACCTTCTAGGAGTTCTATATTTCCCTACTGGCGATGTCACAAACCTGATCAATTCACACGTTCAGTTTTGGGCATCGTCGGAGCTAACACACCAATACTctgaagatggccaaggactTGACAATCCCAAGTTGCAAGCCCTGCTAGATCGTCTCTCGGTTTCTATCGAAGAAAATATCGCAAAGGCTACTTCTCTCTCCCCAACAAGTCCCTACAGTTTTCTCCAAAGTCTTTCTCCCAGCCATTCTCGGCCCTGCTTCAAGAACAGAGTTCTTGGAGAGACGGCATTCGGCAACCACGACAGGACCCTTTTCTGGAGACTCTCCCTACTTGAAAGAGAGAGACTTGCTGCGGCATTCTTGAAGTACGAGATCATGTGCCAAGTTCTCCGCTCCCGTCTCCAAAATCTTGAGCAGGCATCACACCAGTGCGAGGAGATTCTCAAGAAGGCAATCAACCGCCTCCATCCTTGGGAGATTGGAATACGTCAAGAGCTTGTATGGTGCAATGTTTGCCCATTGTGCTGGCTCTTGGCTGCCTGATCTCCCCTCAGCCAACTCTGGCCCCGCCGGCCTGATGTTCCCCGACAATTATTGCTTCAGCCACTTGACGTACTTCAATGATATGGAGGGGAACGGGGCAAAGACAAACCCCGGGATTACCGACCGCCTAGCCCTCTTTGGTTTCGACCCGGTCGCCAATCTACTCAACTCAACAGAGCAGAACCACCCTCTTCAACTAAAGGAGTGGAAGAGGGACTGAGTCCTCCTCTCCAAAGCTTTTTGATGAGTCTTGGGATGATGAGTTGGTCAGGTTTTGGGATTGAGGAGGAAGGGTCAAGGACTGCTGATGTATTATCTGGCTGAGGACGGTTGGTGGTGCTTTTTAGCACGTTGTCTTTGCTTGTTACTTGTCTGCTGGAGTTTTATCATGAAGCAACGGCCATTAATATTCGTCTATATCTTGTTCCGTCTGTTACGGTTTAGCTGAATGATATCCTTGCGCATGAATCATGGTCGGTGTGCTCTGTGTCCCTCCTAACTTCCATTTGGGAAGCCGATCATCATCCATTCGGGCGAATGGTTTAGTGGTATAATACTCCCTTAGCATGTTTCTTCAGAAGAACTTGTCTAGTGTGGGAGTGGtccagggttcgattccctgtTCGTCCAAATTTGGTGGTTTAATTCCACTGTTATCcacattttttttttggcGTTTGTGGCAGGTGAGCTACCCTACACTGCCAGATGTTCTTTTGCACATCAAAGCTATTGTGTAGCCCGAGCCCTAGAGTCATTCTAAATGACTTCCTATATCGAGAAGAACTGAATTGTTAAGCAATGATATTTGTCTCTCCCTTTTATGCCTCAAATACGTTTGTGCAGCTCATTGTCCTCCTTTGTCTCGGTCTTCATGTGGCTGCGGTGACGCATCATTTTTTAGGGCCGGCCACCTCTCTCACGTGGCATTCTCCCAAATGAGCCCCGGCACCCTTCAACCACACACAAAACGCGTCAAACACGTGAATATTATgcattcttcttcctctgccaagcttctcctgTTACAACGCCTCGCGGTTAATCAATTGACGCGCCGGACCTGCTCCAAGCGAAGAACCATGGGATCGGGCGTTACCCAATGGGGAAATAAAAGGCCCACTTTCAGCATGACAGGCCCGTAAAAGGGACAGCTGTTCTCATTCGTCCAGGAGCGCCCCTGCACAGCCAGTCTCGACCTCACTCACAATCAATCACAACACATCAGCCTCACTCACCACGATCCGTCGATTGGCCTCCACACGCTCTCAGGCCCCCATCTCCGTGGCCTTGTATCTCTCCATGGCTGCATAATCTACATCTCGTCACCATGCGTCGCGCCCTCAACCTGCGCCTCGCCCTCCAGGCCACCGCCATAAAGGTCTCGGCCAACTTGGtcgtccagctcatcaagcacTACAGTACCCCTGGCCAGTCCACCTTTGACTGGCAGCAGGTCCTTGAGTTTGCCATCTATGGCTTCATCGGCTCTCAGATCGGCAACATCATTCAGTTCGTCCTCGAGGACTGGTTCCCCACTGGCAGCTCCCAGCCCAGCGGCGAGGTGCTGCCTAGCATCCAAGGCGACGTGAAGCagctggaagagaagaaggacgacgaTACCGTGGTCCATGAAAAGAAGCGGTCATGTCTTAACCTCAGCCCTGACATAATATGGCGCAATATCCTGGCCAAGCTGGTACTCGACCAGACCATTGGCCTCGCCATCAGCGGCTCCGTCTTTCTCATCTGTACAAACATCGCCCGCGTACCGCACCCCAATCTGGTTTTTCTCGTCATCCGCGATAGGTTATGGCCTCTTGTCAAGGCGGGCTGGCATATCTGGCCACTGGTGGCCGTCTGCAACTTCCTCTGGGTTCCGGTACGATCGAGAGTGCTGGTAGCCGTGTGTGTGGGATTTGGGTGGAGCATATTCTTGAGCATCTTTGCTATGAGGAAGTGAGGAGAGTTTTGCGTTGTTACAGTTGGAGTTCCGGGGTTTGACGGGGTGATGCAAGCGACGCGAGTGCACGGCATCAACAGCAATTCTCTGCATTTTTCTTTGTATTGGAGTTGTATGGATTAGACAAGCATCAAGTTCTTTTGTCTCTTTAACAACGGAGGTGGCTGGCTATTATTGACGGTGTACCCGAGTCACGGAGTTGGTCATCTGTAACTGGCTGAGATATGTAGCTGGCTGAGGGTGCCCATTGGTGGAATCACAACAAGCGTTTATTAAGAAGGATATTCAAGCAGACCCTGGGTGCTGAAGCCTGAAAACTCCATGAAAACGTACCAGTGTCATCCATGGCTTGCTGCTAAGATGGCAAGAAAGAGTGCCTCTCAGGTGGAGGTCTTTACGCAGTTCCTAGTAGCTGGCTTTCCAGCCTAACCTTCATGGCACGTGAATGCTTGGCCTGCTGACGAAACGGAATCCATTAAGCAGTACTCTATTCTCTCTCGGGTTATTGGCTATCTGGCCTGGCGAACTGCTCAGATGCTCTCGATCGCCTGTTTCACCCAACACAACAAAGTAACAACCAACCAAGAACAACGCCCTTTGACTTGTCCTTCACTAGCTCCCCACCATAAGGCGCTCTCTTTACACCGTGTGGCGTCCATGTCATCGTGAAAGGCCTGATCTGGGCggggttgatgttgaagtcGCCCCAACCTTCCTATTTGGGAACTTTGGGTTGACGCTCTTATTGTCCCTATCTGCCAACAAAGAACTACAAAAGAGGGAGTATTCTCAGCTTGGAGCATCTAGAAACCCCTCAGCATATTAAAGAGAATTCATACCTTGAACCCCATCCCTGCTTGTTGAGATACAATCCCCACAGCCTATACAACCATGACGTCCTACACCGATGACTGGTATCAGCCAGCCGAGACTACACTTCACAAATGCACACTGATGGCTTATCCCAACAATACCTGTGTCACCGGCGGAGACCTACTACTGGCGGCCCAGAAGGAAGTCGTGTCCAtcgccaacgccatcgccgagttTGAACCTGTCACGCTCTTTGCCAGCCCTGATACCCTCGAGGAAGCCAACGCTCTGGCTGGCAAAGCTGTCTCTGTCGTGAGCGAGCCCAAGACGAGTCACCTGTGGATTAGGGATTTTGGTCCCATATTTGTCAAGTCGCGGGACGGAAAGACTGTCCGTGGTGTgaacttcaacttcaactaCTGGGGCGACAAGCGCGGACCATCCGGAGATGAGGCCATCGCGCCCATTGCGGCTCAGCAGATGACGGGTGCTGAGCCTCTGACTGTGAAGCTCGTTGCTGAGGGCGGTGGAATGGATATTGATGGGGAGGGTACTTTCATGGCGGCTGAGAGTGCGGTGCTCAACGAGAACCGTAACCCCGGCCGCAGCAGGGAAGATGTCGAAGCTGAGCTTTCGCGTGTTCTTGGTATCAAGAAGTTCCTTTGGCTCTCCGGAGAAATCGACAAGGATACTACGGACTGTCACGTCGACGCCCTTGCTCGATTCGTCGGCTCAGGCAAGGTTGTCCTCAGCAAACCTTCACCAACAAACCCCGGACGATACGTCGAGGCATACAATGACGCCAAGGCGAAGCTCACTGGTGCTACCGACGCCAAGGACAGACCCATCGAGCTGATAGACTGCGTGGAGCCAGACTTGGGGAAGCTCGAGAACGTGGTTGATGGGGACATCATCGCCTCGTACGTCAACTTCCTTCCCGTCAACGGGGGTCTGATCATTCCAAAGtttggccatgatgagagggATGCGGAGGCCCTGGAGCTGTTTCAGAAGCTATTCCCGGACCGCAAGGTGGTGCAAGTATATATCAACGCGCTTCCCATTATTGGTGGTGGCATTCACTGTGCGACGCAACAGGTGCCTGCAGCCCATTAAGATTGAGGCGTCGCGTCGTATATGTACTTCGATAGTTGCCTAAATCGACCAGTTTGCACCACTTTCAGCAGAATTTCCCTGTTTCTAGTGAGACCTTTCAGTAATGTGCCGCCTCGTATTATGTGATAGCAATCAGTGCATGGAATGGAATGTTGATCATGCTCTGTGAAGAGTGCCTCGATCGACGCTGGGATGAGGACTTGTATATTCGTTAAAAAGACTGCGCTAAATACAAAGACTCCAACTGACCCAGAAGTAAAATACCAGCTCCCTGCCGTAATCGTGACCGAACATGATAAGCAATAGTAGTACAAGTTGTTCAGTATGGTAGAAACTCGCTAATCTTGGGCAATGAGATATCAGCCAGCTCGtcgtcatggccatcatccacCGCCCAGTGATCCTCCAGGATGTCGAGAGCCTTTTGTGTGTTGAGCAACCCAAGACATTTGGAAACACCATGTAATAGATGCTGCACCCTCTCCCGATGAGGACCGAGGGCGTCACAGCCCGCAAAAAACAGCGGAGGTGTGAGAAGAGTAACGGGCGTGAGGCCATCTCGAAGTGTCATCCGCTCAGCGCCCTCGAGGATCCGACGGACTAGGTCTTGAATTGTAGATGAAGACCTGGGTAAGTGACGAAGGCGCCGTTGAATAAGGAGTAAAGCCGTTAGCTGCCACACCTGATTCGATAGCCGATACTCGTTCACCTCATGCGGTGAGAAGACGCGACCTCGTATGGAAAGAACTGGAGGTGGATTGGCTCGGTCTCGGTCGATGATACCCTGAAGATAGCTCAGAAGCCATGAAACCTCGGCATCTTCTGCGTCTGTGGCCTTGTTACTGCGATGCTGTAGCCGGGCAATCTCCTTGAACACGCCTAGTAGATCTCTTGTGCGCGCCAGGTACATGTCAATGTACACAGGCTCGCTATCAGAGGATTGCGTCGAGGGGGTAGGGATCGTTGTTTGTTCAGACACCAGATCACTGGCAGCGTGGCAAACTAGTGACTCGGTCATGTCGAACCAGCGCAACAAAAAGCGCAGCTCATCTGTCGGATTTTGTGAGAGGCCCTTGTCTTGGAGTCGAGAGATAAGCCCCCGAGCGCCCCGGAAGTGTATGCTCCATCGGTCACGGCTGGGATTGGCAGCAAAGACCTCGCAGACGAACAAGGTCCTTGCTGCAGCTAGCAGTGGCACGAGCTGTCGGTCATCGTCGCATTCGGAGAGCCTCTGGCATAGAGATCTTGAACTTAGGGCCTGGAAGCCTTCTATGATGAGACATTGTGCAGTCTGCTCGTCACTTGTCTTGCAGCTGGCCAGTTTGTGtacggcggcgagggcgacgatGCCCTGTAATAGAGCGTCGTTGAAGACGGCCATGGGAAGAATCAACTCGCATAGCTCATCGAATATTTGAGGATGAGGGGCGAGAGCTCTGACGGTTCTTTCTGTGAAATATTGAAGACCGGACATGTGTAGGGGCGATAGGTGGCTGAAGTATCCGACAGGAAGTGGGAGAGATAATTGTCGCCGCCGAGGAACCAGGTCATAGGTTTTAGCTGGACTTAACAGAGAGACTTctgaagaggttgaggaggaggtgtCATAGTTTTCTGTTTCCTTGGATAGGGTActtgatgagggagaggaagaagggggaGGAGTAGAGACGGCGACAGCAGCCTGGCTTGGTTGAGGTGTGGAGGGAGAGACGTAGATGAAGTTATCCCGGTTGATATCTAAGACCAGGGTTAGCTCAGCTCGTATAGGTTGATTGGATAGAAAGCACCTAGTCTCTGAACACTCAACTCATTCCGGGATAGACAATTGCCAAACGCAGAGCGATTGAAGGGTCTCCCGCCCCATCTCAGGTGAACCCCATACTCGCAAGCCACGCCGGCGCTCTTGCAGCGCTGACAGGTAGGCCTTTCTTCACTGCACTTCTTCTTGAAACGCTTGCACCGAGAGCATCCGACCCATGAACGACGCTGTGGAGGCATCACTTTTGAGGCAGAACAGAGGGAGAAGGTGGCTGGGGTGTTGGCCAATGTATGTCTTATGTCACTGAGTTTGGAGAGACAAAAGGCGGGGAAATATATAGTCCCCACCGGAAGAAGCGGCGATAAGACCAAATTAGAGGCTAGT from Fusarium keratoplasticum isolate Fu6.1 chromosome 12, whole genome shotgun sequence includes:
- a CDS encoding Zn(2)-C6 fungal-type domain-containing protein gives rise to the protein MAPSPGPSSRPPPLGRLRLASPADIPRIGIVAASGFPYSPVFDWERPNHAEFPQDTLLSYRHEFSAVIKSPEHIVLVATDKFDPNEGKKTKAIIPPNNGWPTPKPHDEVVVGVACWKLPPGSNRKGSFQNDDAPYPELLENPMRDMDKDHCDALDELCEAAEEQYFQGLATMEMVVVHPAYWRRGHGGRLVRWGIDLAKLDKVCQGVIAAEMGKSLYLSLGYEELEDLHLGGVHVSAMQYHVKSGSAVKRLLSRVTRLRQHIPMPVPAVAPRLRQVCQRRRSWVGCSRCKRFKKKCSEERPTCQRCKSAGVACEYGVHLRWGGRPFNRSAFGNCLSRNELSVQRLDINRDNFIYVSPSTPQPSQAAVAVSTPPPSSSPSSSTLSKETENYDTSSSTSSEVSLLSPAKTYDLVPRRRQLSLPLPVGYFSHLSPLHMSGLQYFTERTVRALAPHPQIFDELCELILPMAVFNDALLQGIVALAAVHKLASCKTSDEQTAQCLIIEGFQALSSRSLCQRLSECDDDRQLVPLLAAARTLFVCEVFAANPSRDRWSIHFRGARGLISRLQDKGLSQNPTDELRFLLRWFDMTESLVCHAASDLVSEQTTIPTPSTQSSDSEPVYIDMYLARTRDLLGVFKEIARLQHRSNKATDAEDAEVSWLLSYLQGIIDRDRANPPPVLSIRGRVFSPHEVNEYRLSNQVWQLTALLLIQRRLRHLPRSSSTIQDLVRRILEGAERMTLRDGLTPVTLLTPPLFFAGCDALGPHRERVQHLLHGVSKCLGLLNTQKALDILEDHWAVDDGHDDELADISLPKISEFLPY